A single Nitrospira sp. DNA region contains:
- the tmpT gene encoding thiopurine S-methyltransferase → MDAKFWHDRWASNEIGFHKSDANPLLVQYFDKLSLAKGSRVFLPLCGKTLDIGWLLSRGYRVAGAELSAVAIEQLFAELGVTPTITTVGSLDHYRAPHLDIFVGDIFKVTPELLGPVDAIYDRAALVALPRDMRVRYAEHLMTLTGQAPQLLISFEYDQRMMEGPPFSVTTEEIKQHYGKRYDISVQTSLDVPGGLKGRCPATERVYMLRKGERQR, encoded by the coding sequence ATGGACGCAAAGTTTTGGCATGATCGATGGGCCAGCAATGAAATCGGCTTTCATAAAAGTGACGCGAATCCATTGCTGGTGCAGTATTTCGACAAGCTGTCACTGGCAAAAGGGAGTCGTGTTTTTCTGCCGCTCTGTGGCAAGACGCTCGATATCGGCTGGTTGCTGTCTCGCGGCTATCGAGTGGCCGGGGCCGAATTGAGCGCCGTGGCCATCGAACAGTTGTTCGCGGAGCTCGGTGTGACCCCGACGATCACGACAGTCGGCTCACTCGATCACTATCGCGCCCCGCATCTGGACATCTTCGTGGGCGACATCTTCAAGGTCACACCTGAACTGCTGGGCCCGGTCGATGCCATCTATGATCGGGCGGCCCTAGTGGCTCTGCCGCGAGATATGCGTGTTCGCTATGCCGAGCATCTCATGACGTTGACCGGACAGGCGCCACAGCTGCTCATTTCTTTTGAGTATGACCAGCGGATGATGGAGGGCCCGCCGTTCTCGGTCACGACCGAAGAGATCAAGCAGCATTACGGCAAGCGATATGACATCTCCGTACAGACCAGCCTCGATGTCCCTGGCGGCCTCAAAGGACGCTGTCCGGCCACGGAGCGGGTGTATATGCTGCGAAAAGGAGAGCGCCAGCGGTGA